One segment of Tamlana crocina DNA contains the following:
- a CDS encoding N-acetylmuramoyl-L-alanine amidase yields the protein MKTHHILLFVSFIIVLTFSSFTDNEVNKDKKFVVVLDAGHGGKDSGNTGNGYLEKDIALKVVLAVGEELEKNPDIKVVYTRKTDKFIDLFVRGKIANKAKADLFVSVHCNAHGSAAHGTETFVLGTHRNETNFEVAKKENSVIFMEDDYEKNYEGFDPNSPESVMSILLSQEEYLDQSILLASIIQDKFTNALKRKNRGVKQAGFIVLHQTVMPSVLVEIGFLTYRQEGAYLNSKKGQNEISKAIIGAILDYKNSLDKNVDHFEVVDNSPGAAETTSSDISFKVQIAASSKSLETKPYNFKGLNQISKLKEGSLYKYFYGQSSNYSDAQQFENEARNKGYGSCFIVAFKNGEKIPLVDALKSTAN from the coding sequence ATGAAAACGCACCACATATTACTTTTCGTATCTTTTATAATAGTATTAACATTTTCTTCATTTACCGATAACGAAGTAAATAAGGATAAAAAATTTGTTGTAGTGCTCGACGCCGGGCATGGCGGCAAGGATTCGGGCAACACGGGCAATGGTTATTTGGAGAAAGACATCGCCTTAAAAGTGGTTTTGGCGGTTGGTGAAGAACTGGAGAAAAACCCCGATATAAAAGTGGTTTACACCCGAAAGACCGATAAATTTATCGATTTGTTTGTTAGAGGGAAAATAGCCAACAAAGCAAAGGCCGATTTATTTGTTTCGGTACATTGCAACGCCCATGGTTCTGCGGCACACGGTACGGAAACTTTTGTATTAGGGACACATAGAAACGAAACGAATTTCGAAGTTGCCAAAAAAGAAAACTCGGTGATTTTTATGGAGGACGATTATGAAAAAAACTACGAAGGTTTCGATCCCAACTCGCCAGAATCGGTGATGAGTATTCTGTTGAGCCAAGAGGAGTATTTGGACCAAAGTATTTTATTGGCCAGTATCATTCAAGATAAGTTTACCAATGCATTAAAACGAAAAAATAGAGGCGTAAAACAGGCGGGGTTTATCGTATTGCACCAAACGGTTATGCCCAGTGTTTTGGTGGAAATAGGATTTTTAACTTATAGGCAAGAGGGCGCTTACTTAAATTCAAAAAAGGGGCAAAATGAAATTTCTAAAGCTATAATAGGAGCTATTTTGGATTACAAAAACAGCCTCGATAAAAATGTTGATCATTTTGAGGTGGTTGATAATTCACCAGGCGCAGCTGAAACAACATCCAGCGATATTTCCTTTAAAGTGCAAATTGCTGCCAGTTCAAAATCTCTGGAAACCAAACCCTATAATTTTAAAGGATTGAATCAAATTTCAAAATTAAAGGAGGGCAGTCTGTATAAATATTTTTATGGGCAGTCATCCAATTACAGTGATGCGCAACAATTTGAAAATGAGGCCAGAAATAAAGGTTACGGTTCCTGCTTTATTGTAGCGTTTAAAAACGGAGAGAAGATTCCCTTGGTCGATGCCCTAAAATCAACCGCAAATTAA
- a CDS encoding MlaD family protein, with translation MKITKEVKTGILVVLGILLFVFGFNYLKGQNLFDNSKTLYTSYDNVEGLTPSMPVTINGLSVGKVSNISFKEDGSGKLKVELLVSTDFPFSKNSTAELYETGLIGGKAIAIVPAFDGAEEAKTGDVLVGKTKDGLSELVNQRLTPLQEKIEKMMVSADGLLTNMNDVFDEKTKENLKTSISELSLTITSFKSTSNALNQIIDSNKESIDSVLFNAHKLTGDLAVVTDKIANSNLDKTIADLESTLSNFNQLMGGMQDGEGTFGKFLKDEGLYDNLEGATLQLEQLLEDMKLNPKRYVHFSLFGKKPKQYDAEGNEIKQDN, from the coding sequence TTGAAAATAACAAAAGAAGTCAAAACAGGCATACTCGTAGTTTTAGGAATTTTACTCTTCGTTTTTGGGTTTAATTATCTTAAAGGTCAAAATTTATTCGACAACTCCAAGACTCTTTACACCTCGTATGATAACGTTGAGGGCTTAACACCTTCAATGCCGGTTACTATCAACGGATTGAGCGTTGGTAAAGTTTCAAATATTAGTTTTAAAGAGGACGGCTCTGGCAAATTGAAGGTGGAATTGCTAGTAAGCACAGATTTTCCATTTTCAAAAAACAGTACGGCCGAATTGTATGAAACCGGACTTATCGGCGGAAAGGCCATAGCTATTGTGCCAGCTTTTGATGGTGCTGAAGAAGCTAAAACAGGAGATGTTTTAGTGGGAAAAACCAAAGACGGCCTATCGGAATTAGTGAATCAAAGGTTGACGCCATTACAGGAAAAAATTGAAAAAATGATGGTAAGTGCTGATGGTTTATTGACAAATATGAATGATGTTTTTGATGAAAAAACCAAAGAAAATTTAAAAACCAGCATCTCTGAATTAAGTTTAACTATCACATCATTTAAGAGTACATCAAATGCTTTAAATCAAATAATTGACTCAAATAAAGAAAGTATTGATAGCGTGCTTTTTAATGCCCATAAACTTACAGGAGATTTAGCTGTTGTCACCGATAAAATTGCAAATTCAAATTTAGACAAAACCATTGCCGATTTAGAATCTACACTATCAAACTTCAACCAGCTTATGGGCGGCATGCAAGACGGCGAAGGTACTTTCGGTAAATTTTTGAAAGACGAAGGATTGTACGATAATTTAGAGGGCGCCACCCTGCAATTGGAGCAACTTTTGGAAGACATGAAGTTAAACCCAAAGCGCTATGTACATTTCTCATTGTTTGGAAAAAAGCCCAAACAATATGATGCGGAAGGGAACGAAATTAAGCAAGACAACTAA
- a CDS encoding (Fe-S)-binding protein codes for MNYLPNAIFAVILILGIGYFAKNVKKLIRNIKLGRDVDVSDNKSERLRNMARIALGQSKMVRRPISGILHVIVYIGFVVINLEVLEIIIDGVFGTHRIGLKVLPVSVYGALIGIFEILAILVFVSVVIFWVRRNIIKLARFWKSEMTAWPKNDGNFILYFEMVLMLLFLVMNATDTNFQELNSGNVVSQFIAPWFGGLPESTLRFIERAAWWLHIVGILVFLNYLYFSKHLHILLAFPNTYYGKLQPKGQLNNLEAVTNEVKMMMDPNANPFAAPAEGEEDDVPEKFGASDVQDLNWVQLLNAYTCTECGRCTSECPANLTGKKLSPRKIMMDTRDRLEEVGKNIDANKGEFKGDGKQLLDDYITREELWACTTCNACVEACPVSIDPLSIILEMRRYLVMEQSAAPVELNNMMTNIENNGAPWPYNQMDRLKWMDE; via the coding sequence ATGAACTATTTACCTAACGCCATTTTTGCAGTTATATTAATACTGGGCATTGGTTATTTTGCCAAAAATGTTAAAAAACTCATCCGAAACATTAAGCTCGGTAGAGATGTAGATGTTAGCGATAATAAGTCTGAGCGTTTACGCAACATGGCCAGGATTGCGCTGGGGCAAAGTAAAATGGTGCGCAGACCTATTTCAGGCATATTGCACGTTATCGTTTATATAGGTTTTGTTGTCATTAATCTGGAGGTTTTAGAAATTATTATTGATGGTGTTTTTGGCACCCATAGAATAGGGTTAAAAGTATTGCCTGTTTCTGTTTATGGTGCCTTAATTGGAATCTTCGAGATTTTAGCCATTTTGGTGTTTGTTTCCGTAGTTATTTTTTGGGTACGCAGAAACATTATAAAATTGGCACGTTTTTGGAAAAGCGAAATGACGGCTTGGCCTAAAAACGATGGAAATTTCATTCTGTATTTCGAGATGGTTTTGATGTTGCTGTTTTTAGTGATGAATGCTACAGATACAAATTTTCAGGAACTCAATTCCGGAAACGTGGTCAGCCAGTTTATAGCGCCTTGGTTTGGTGGGTTGCCAGAATCAACGTTACGCTTTATCGAACGAGCCGCTTGGTGGTTGCACATCGTTGGTATCCTTGTTTTTTTGAATTACCTGTATTTTTCAAAGCATTTACATATTTTATTGGCATTCCCGAATACGTACTACGGAAAATTACAGCCCAAAGGGCAACTTAATAATTTAGAGGCTGTAACCAACGAGGTTAAAATGATGATGGACCCCAATGCCAATCCGTTTGCTGCGCCAGCGGAAGGCGAAGAAGACGATGTGCCCGAAAAGTTCGGGGCGAGTGACGTGCAGGATTTAAACTGGGTGCAATTACTGAATGCCTACACTTGTACCGAATGCGGACGCTGTACCAGCGAATGCCCGGCTAACTTGACGGGCAAAAAACTATCGCCAAGAAAAATTATGATGGATACCCGCGACCGATTGGAAGAAGTGGGGAAAAATATCGATGCCAACAAGGGTGAGTTTAAAGGCGATGGCAAACAACTTCTGGACGATTATATTACCCGAGAGGAACTCTGGGCCTGTACCACTTGCAATGCCTGTGTAGAGGCTTGCCCAGTAAGTATTGATCCATTGTCTATTATTTTAGAGATGCGTCGTTATTTGGTGATGGAGCAGAGTGCAGCTCCAGTAGAACTGAATAACATGATGACCAATATTGAAAACAATGGCGCGCCTTGGCCATACAATCAAATGGACCGATTAAAATGGATGGATGAATAA
- a CDS encoding (Fe-S)-binding protein has protein sequence MSDTLKVPTMAECMAEGRQPEILFWVGSAGSYDDRAKKITRAFVKILNKANVDFAVLGTEESCTGDVAKRAGNEFLFQMQAVANIEILNAYEVKRIVTACPHSYNTLKNEYPGLGGVYQVQHHTQFIEELIQTGKLKVESDSAFKGKRITFHDPCYLGRANEVYEAPRELLKMLGVELLEMKRNRRTALCCGAGGAQMFKEPEKGDKDVNVLRTEDALETNPGIIATGCPYCNTMMTDGVKAKEKESDISVMDVAEIIAQAQNL, from the coding sequence ATGAGCGATACACTTAAAGTACCCACAATGGCCGAATGCATGGCGGAAGGGCGACAACCGGAAATTCTCTTTTGGGTAGGCTCCGCGGGAAGCTATGATGATCGGGCAAAAAAAATAACGCGGGCTTTTGTGAAAATTTTGAACAAAGCCAATGTTGATTTTGCAGTTTTGGGCACCGAAGAAAGCTGTACTGGCGATGTAGCCAAACGTGCCGGAAACGAGTTTTTGTTCCAAATGCAGGCTGTGGCCAATATCGAAATACTAAATGCATACGAGGTTAAGCGTATTGTTACGGCTTGTCCGCATTCATACAATACACTAAAAAACGAATATCCCGGGTTGGGTGGGGTTTACCAAGTGCAACACCATACACAATTTATTGAAGAACTCATTCAAACGGGAAAATTGAAAGTTGAAAGCGATAGTGCGTTCAAGGGCAAACGCATTACGTTTCACGACCCTTGTTATTTGGGACGTGCCAATGAGGTTTACGAAGCGCCAAGGGAACTTTTAAAAATGTTGGGCGTAGAATTGTTGGAAATGAAACGCAACCGAAGAACCGCGTTGTGCTGTGGCGCTGGAGGCGCTCAAATGTTTAAAGAGCCCGAAAAAGGCGATAAAGATGTTAACGTGTTGCGAACGGAAGATGCCTTAGAAACCAACCCCGGAATTATTGCTACAGGATGCCCATACTGTAATACCATGATGACCGATGGCGTGAAAGCTAAAGAGAAAGAAAGCGACATAAGTGTTATGGACGTGGCCGAAATTATCGCGCAAGCTCAAAACTTATAA
- a CDS encoding ABC transporter ATPase, translating to MLVDFNTLPEESRIWIYQANRSFTPEEIQEIEEKLDIFIENWTAHGSDLNAGYSIKYNRFIIVGLNQDLNKATGCSIDASVHFIQQLEKDYNVDLMDKMNVSYKQGEYVAYKSLVDFKKMAKDKAVSKNTIVFNNLVTNIAEFKENWEVPASDSWHSRFLK from the coding sequence ATGTTAGTAGATTTTAATACATTACCGGAAGAATCACGAATTTGGATTTACCAAGCGAATCGATCATTTACTCCAGAGGAAATTCAAGAAATTGAAGAGAAACTAGACATCTTTATTGAAAACTGGACAGCGCATGGTAGTGATTTAAATGCAGGGTACTCGATTAAATATAACCGATTTATAATCGTTGGATTAAACCAAGACTTGAATAAGGCAACAGGTTGCTCTATCGATGCTTCGGTGCATTTTATTCAGCAGTTAGAGAAAGATTATAATGTCGATTTAATGGATAAAATGAATGTATCGTACAAGCAAGGCGAATACGTGGCTTACAAATCATTGGTCGATTTCAAAAAAATGGCAAAAGACAAAGCGGTATCTAAAAATACCATTGTATTCAATAATTTAGTCACTAATATTGCCGAGTTTAAAGAAAATTGGGAAGTCCCTGCTTCCGATAGTTGGCATAGCCGTTTTTTAAAGTAA
- a CDS encoding glycoside hydrolase family 3 N-terminal domain-containing protein: MRQILINIPFFFYAFLSFAQQSVNPLLATDSAAQQKWVDSVYASFTLKEKIGQLYMVQVMSNQDLATKNKIVQLIKDHHIGGIIYSNGGPYRQAKLNNELQAVSKTPLLIGMDAEWGLSMRLDSTYAFPWNMTLGAIKDNKLVEQTGRQIGEHCKRLGVHFNFAPDVDINTNPQNPIIGNRSFGEDRDNVTEKALAFMKGMQSAGVLANAKHFPGHGDTDQDSHKTLPTISFNKKRIDSIELYPYKKLITEGLSSVMVAHLNVPSLETREGYPSSLSKNIVTNILKERLAFQGLIFTDALTMKGAADFDETGEIDLAAFMAGNDVMLMSEDVEQGVSKIMEAYNSGQITEDRLAHSVKKILMAKYKVGLQDYSPIALHDLSNDLNRIKDDALNEVLFENAITVVKNDNNLLPLKDLETKSIAYVKFGDDEGMPFYNELKKYGKVHLIEAENLFELTARLKPYNTVIVGFHRSNASPWKPFELSQQEQVWIDEIAKTNTVILDAFVKPYALSGLKSIDNISSIIVSYQNSEVAQQKSAQLIFGAIDAKGQLPVSIQPYFKTGEGIEWNNIKRLGYTIPERVGMSTAKLNRIDSIANIAVDSMMTPGAQILVARKGKVVYHKNFGKHTYKGKEEVASDDIYDLASLTKILATLPLVMELEEEGIISLDTKLSEILPEYKTSNKANVTIKSMLSHYARLRPWEPFYYRTLDSLTKHPSADYYRRERNDDFNVEVAKDLFLRTDYQDSIPEIIKDSELLSSLRYRYSDFPYYILKKFIEYHYDRTLEQLTQSHFYEPLGANNTMYNPYHKISSKKIVPTEVDDYYRFQEVHGYVHDMGAAMQNGIGGHAGVFSNANDVAKIMQMYLQKGFYGGKQFLKPETIDKFNTCYYCHKGNRRGIGFDKPQLGEEGPTCGCVSKSSFGHSGFTGTYTWADPDEEIVYVFLANRTYPNAGQNLLLRKNIRTDIQKLIYEAIVD, encoded by the coding sequence ATGCGTCAAATCTTAATTAATATTCCATTTTTCTTTTATGCTTTTCTTTCATTTGCCCAACAATCTGTCAACCCCTTATTGGCGACAGATTCTGCAGCGCAACAAAAATGGGTAGACAGCGTGTATGCTTCATTTACATTAAAGGAAAAAATAGGGCAGTTGTACATGGTACAGGTTATGTCCAACCAAGATTTAGCCACAAAAAACAAAATAGTACAGCTTATTAAAGACCATCATATTGGGGGCATTATCTATTCCAACGGAGGGCCATACCGTCAGGCAAAACTTAACAACGAATTGCAGGCGGTCTCAAAAACTCCGTTGTTAATTGGTATGGATGCTGAATGGGGGTTGAGCATGCGTCTCGACTCTACTTATGCTTTTCCGTGGAATATGACTTTAGGTGCCATTAAAGACAACAAATTAGTGGAGCAAACCGGACGCCAAATCGGTGAACATTGCAAGCGTTTGGGAGTTCATTTTAACTTTGCACCCGATGTAGATATCAATACCAACCCGCAAAACCCTATTATTGGTAACCGTTCTTTTGGGGAGGACCGAGATAATGTTACCGAAAAAGCTTTGGCCTTTATGAAAGGCATGCAAAGTGCGGGTGTTTTGGCCAATGCCAAACATTTTCCGGGACATGGCGATACTGACCAAGATTCGCATAAAACGCTTCCAACTATTAGTTTCAATAAAAAACGAATAGACTCCATTGAGTTATACCCATATAAAAAGTTAATAACAGAAGGTTTATCGAGCGTTATGGTGGCGCATTTGAATGTACCCAGTTTAGAGACGCGCGAAGGCTACCCGTCATCGCTTTCTAAAAACATCGTTACCAATATTTTAAAGGAACGGTTGGCCTTTCAGGGATTGATTTTTACTGATGCATTGACCATGAAAGGGGCGGCCGATTTTGATGAAACAGGCGAAATTGATTTGGCCGCATTCATGGCTGGAAATGATGTCATGTTAATGTCGGAAGACGTGGAGCAAGGCGTTTCAAAAATTATGGAAGCCTATAACAGCGGACAAATTACGGAAGACCGATTGGCACATTCGGTTAAAAAAATCTTGATGGCTAAATACAAAGTGGGGTTGCAGGATTATTCGCCCATTGCACTTCATGATTTATCGAATGATTTAAACCGTATTAAGGATGACGCATTAAATGAAGTGCTTTTTGAAAATGCCATCACCGTTGTAAAAAATGACAATAATTTACTGCCTTTAAAAGATTTGGAAACCAAATCCATCGCTTATGTTAAGTTTGGAGATGATGAGGGTATGCCATTTTATAACGAACTAAAGAAATATGGCAAAGTTCATTTAATTGAAGCGGAAAATTTATTCGAATTAACGGCTCGGTTAAAGCCTTATAATACGGTGATTGTTGGTTTTCATCGCTCCAATGCTAGTCCGTGGAAACCTTTCGAACTTTCGCAACAGGAACAAGTTTGGATTGATGAAATTGCCAAGACCAATACCGTTATTTTAGATGCTTTCGTAAAACCTTATGCGCTTTCAGGTTTAAAAAGCATAGATAACATTTCGAGCATCATTGTTAGTTATCAAAACAGTGAAGTGGCACAACAAAAGTCGGCACAACTCATTTTTGGTGCTATTGATGCCAAAGGTCAGTTGCCGGTTTCCATTCAACCGTATTTTAAAACGGGGGAAGGCATAGAATGGAACAATATCAAACGATTGGGCTACACCATCCCAGAGCGGGTGGGGATGAGTACCGCAAAGTTAAATCGGATAGATTCCATAGCCAACATTGCGGTCGATTCGATGATGACACCGGGCGCACAGATTCTAGTGGCCAGAAAAGGAAAAGTGGTGTACCATAAAAACTTTGGTAAACACACCTATAAAGGAAAGGAAGAAGTTGCTTCTGATGATATTTACGATTTAGCATCGTTAACCAAAATATTGGCCACATTGCCTTTGGTGATGGAACTTGAGGAAGAAGGCATTATTTCATTGGATACAAAACTTTCTGAGATTTTGCCTGAATATAAAACCTCTAACAAAGCCAATGTAACCATAAAGAGTATGTTGTCCCATTATGCCCGTTTGCGGCCATGGGAACCTTTTTACTACCGCACTTTGGATAGTTTGACTAAACATCCCAGTGCCGATTATTACAGAAGGGAGCGTAACGATGATTTTAATGTAGAAGTGGCTAAAGACCTTTTTTTGCGAACCGATTATCAAGATTCCATCCCTGAGATTATTAAAGATTCCGAATTGCTTTCATCCTTAAGGTACCGTTACAGCGATTTTCCATATTACATTTTAAAGAAATTTATTGAATACCATTACGACAGAACATTGGAACAGTTAACCCAATCGCATTTTTATGAGCCTTTGGGAGCCAATAACACCATGTACAACCCATATCATAAAATAAGCAGTAAAAAGATTGTACCTACCGAGGTGGATGATTATTACCGTTTTCAAGAGGTACATGGTTATGTGCACGATATGGGGGCTGCTATGCAAAATGGTATTGGTGGGCATGCTGGCGTATTTAGCAATGCCAACGATGTGGCTAAGATAATGCAAATGTATCTGCAAAAGGGGTTTTACGGCGGGAAACAATTTTTAAAGCCCGAAACCATCGATAAATTCAATACCTGCTACTATTGCCATAAAGGAAATAGGCGCGGTATAGGCTTCGATAAACCACAATTGGGTGAGGAAGGGCCAACCTGCGGCTGTGTATCCAAAAGCAGTTTTGGGCATTCGGGTTTTACCGGAACCTATACATGGGCAGACCCAGACGAAGAGATTGTTTATGTATTTTTGGCCAATAGAACTTATCCCAATGCGGGGCAGAATTTATTGCTCAGAAAGAATATCAGAACAGACATTCAGAAGTTAATCTATGAAGCGATAGTTGATTAA
- the bshA gene encoding N-acetyl-alpha-D-glucosaminyl L-malate synthase BshA: MKIGIVCYPTFGGSGVVATELGLELSKRGHEIHFITYSQPVRLELISNNVHYHEVNVPEYPLFHYQPYELALSSKLVDMVKLHEIEILHVHYAIPHAYAAYMAKKMLQEEGIYVPIVTTLHGTDITLVGNHPFYKPAVTFSINKSDAVTAVSKSLKDDTLRLFNIKNNIHVVPNFIDLEKYRHNGFPDCQRGMMAKENEKIITHISNLRPVKRVQDVISVFYNIQKQMPAKLMFIGEGPEKEKVEAMCNELGILNKIVFFGKSNEIEKILCFSDLFLLPSQTESFGLAALEAMASGVPVISSNTGGIPEVNVHGVSGYLSNVGDIEDMSKNAIHILSDEKRLKQFKDAARKESLKFDLHSIVPKYEAIYQDTLSKCLVL, encoded by the coding sequence ATGAAAATAGGAATTGTTTGCTACCCAACGTTTGGAGGTAGTGGAGTAGTAGCCACAGAGTTGGGGTTGGAATTGTCTAAACGCGGACACGAAATCCATTTCATTACTTACAGCCAGCCCGTTCGGTTGGAGCTTATAAGCAACAATGTACACTATCACGAAGTAAACGTTCCTGAATATCCGCTGTTTCATTATCAGCCTTACGAGTTGGCATTGTCTAGCAAATTGGTCGATATGGTGAAGCTTCATGAAATTGAAATCCTTCACGTGCATTATGCCATTCCGCACGCCTATGCAGCCTATATGGCCAAAAAAATGCTCCAGGAAGAAGGGATTTATGTACCTATTGTAACTACTTTGCACGGCACCGATATTACTTTGGTGGGCAACCACCCGTTTTACAAGCCGGCTGTGACCTTCAGCATTAATAAATCGGATGCGGTGACAGCTGTTTCAAAAAGCTTGAAGGATGACACGTTGCGTCTGTTCAACATTAAAAACAATATCCACGTCGTGCCCAATTTTATCGACTTGGAAAAGTATAGACATAATGGCTTTCCCGATTGTCAAAGGGGAATGATGGCCAAGGAAAACGAAAAAATAATCACCCACATCAGTAATTTAAGACCAGTTAAACGGGTGCAGGATGTTATCAGCGTATTTTATAATATCCAAAAGCAAATGCCCGCTAAACTTATGTTTATTGGAGAAGGGCCTGAAAAAGAAAAAGTGGAGGCCATGTGCAACGAATTGGGGATTTTGAACAAAATTGTATTTTTTGGAAAAAGCAATGAAATTGAGAAAATATTGTGTTTTAGTGATTTGTTTTTATTGCCCTCACAAACTGAAAGTTTTGGATTGGCGGCTTTGGAGGCTATGGCATCGGGCGTTCCGGTAATATCGAGTAATACTGGTGGTATCCCGGAAGTTAACGTTCACGGGGTTTCGGGCTATTTGAGCAATGTGGGCGATATTGAAGATATGAGCAAAAATGCGATTCATATTTTAAGCGACGAAAAACGATTGAAACAATTTAAAGATGCTGCTAGAAAGGAATCTTTGAAGTTTGATTTGCATAGTATCGTTCCAAAATATGAGGCTATTTATCAAGATACTTTGTCTAAATGTTTGGTGCTGTAA
- a CDS encoding GH3 auxin-responsive promoter family protein, which translates to MAILGNIIKGVIDLTDTLFSETNHIEAQKNTLKQLLEKAKDTQFGKHYNFEAILASDKMETEFAETIPYFDYNKINDEWWHKIKDGEDDVTWPGTLSYFALSSGTTGKSSKRIPVTDAMIETIRKSGIKQVLALKNFDLPADFFEKEIMMLGSSTDLEKNENFLEGEISGISASNIPFWFRGYYKPGEDIAQIDDWDERVLNIAKRAKEWDIGALSGIPSWIELMLQKVIEYHNLNNIHDIWPNLQVYTSGGVAFGPYEKSFKALMGKEVTVIDTYLASEGYIATQIRPDTDAMQLNTEHGIYFEFVPFKPEYINEDGSLVQDAPSVNISQVKVNQDYVLIISTVSGAWRYIIGDTIEFTDIERAEIKITGRTKFFLNTVGSQLSVNKMDDAMRVLEEQFSTKIPEYTICAKRVDDGEFYHFWYLGAEHQDLNTDKVARTLDDTLKEANKNYKVARSKALNGLKVKLVSPEVFYEWNAKNKKKGGQVKMERVMKEEKFTEWEAFVTKLKLKV; encoded by the coding sequence ATGGCAATACTTGGTAATATTATAAAAGGGGTGATTGATTTAACCGACACATTATTTTCGGAAACCAATCATATTGAAGCTCAAAAAAACACTTTAAAGCAACTCCTCGAAAAAGCAAAGGATACCCAATTTGGAAAGCATTATAATTTTGAAGCTATTTTAGCTTCAGATAAAATGGAAACCGAATTTGCTGAAACGATTCCGTATTTCGATTACAATAAAATAAACGACGAATGGTGGCATAAAATAAAGGATGGTGAAGATGATGTTACTTGGCCGGGAACGTTATCCTATTTCGCATTGAGTTCTGGTACAACAGGGAAATCAAGCAAGCGTATTCCTGTTACCGATGCTATGATTGAGACTATCCGAAAATCAGGAATCAAACAAGTTTTGGCGCTTAAAAATTTTGATTTGCCAGCCGATTTTTTCGAAAAGGAAATTATGATGCTGGGCAGTTCTACTGATTTGGAAAAAAATGAAAATTTTTTGGAAGGTGAAATCAGCGGTATAAGCGCAAGTAATATTCCGTTTTGGTTTAGGGGCTATTACAAACCGGGAGAAGATATTGCCCAAATTGATGATTGGGACGAGCGGGTTTTGAATATAGCCAAACGTGCTAAAGAGTGGGATATTGGAGCCTTAAGTGGTATTCCGTCGTGGATAGAGCTTATGCTTCAAAAAGTGATAGAATATCATAATTTGAACAACATCCACGATATTTGGCCCAATCTTCAAGTTTACACCTCGGGCGGTGTGGCTTTCGGCCCCTACGAAAAAAGCTTTAAGGCGTTAATGGGAAAGGAGGTCACTGTAATCGACACGTATTTGGCTTCCGAGGGCTACATTGCTACACAAATAAGACCAGACACCGATGCCATGCAACTCAATACCGAACACGGTATCTATTTTGAGTTTGTTCCCTTTAAACCCGAATATATCAACGAAGATGGCTCGTTGGTGCAGGATGCGCCTTCAGTGAATATTTCCCAAGTAAAGGTTAATCAAGATTATGTGCTCATTATAAGTACGGTGAGTGGCGCTTGGCGTTACATTATTGGCGATACTATTGAATTTACGGATATTGAACGTGCCGAAATAAAAATAACCGGGCGAACCAAGTTCTTTTTAAATACGGTGGGTTCACAATTATCAGTTAATAAAATGGACGATGCCATGCGTGTTTTAGAGGAGCAATTTTCAACCAAAATTCCAGAATATACCATTTGTGCCAAGCGGGTTGACGATGGTGAATTTTACCATTTTTGGTATTTAGGTGCAGAACATCAAGATTTGAACACAGATAAAGTAGCCCGAACTTTAGATGATACATTAAAAGAAGCCAATAAAAACTATAAAGTGGCCCGTAGCAAAGCGCTTAACGGTTTGAAAGTAAAATTGGTAAGCCCTGAGGTTTTTTATGAATGGAATGCGAAAAACAAGAAAAAAGGCGGACAAGTAAAGATGGAGCGTGTTATGAAAGAAGAAAAATTTACCGAATGGGAAGCTTTTGTAACCAAGCTTAAACTGAAGGTATAG